A genomic region of Anopheles coustani chromosome 3, idAnoCousDA_361_x.2, whole genome shotgun sequence contains the following coding sequences:
- the LOC131267177 gene encoding cationic trypsin-3-like — protein sequence MGSKGVRPIVFLALLALAGAAQLDDVNPFLVGGVPAAMGQFPAQVAVHIGAASFCGGSILNQNHVLTAASCVLDANNNLVPANTVTVRAGVLLIDASAPVLAVQRIFPHQQYNPWTRENDIAVLRMLNNFNFPLVAQPNMAPAEMNHHIVRQAAICHVVGWNWQQGGPNVALQVLPVVFANREECNVVHNGVLRDSMACTAYQQPQGTQGVCAPNRGGGLYCDNLLTGVISFGFGCGQNNSMTVHTQVRYYNHWVQQQFIRTDTPPAGPTPLPGLGGTGQGGDASSFSLSLAAALFAAVCALFLN from the coding sequence ATGGGTAGCAAAGGAGTCCGCCCGATAGTATTCCTGGCCCTGCTGGCTTTGGCTGGAGCGGCCCAGCTTGACGATGTAAACCCCTTCCTGGTCGGTGGCGTGCCGGCCGCGATGGGACAGTTCCCGGCGCAGGTCGCCGTGCACATCGGTGCCGCGTCGTTCTGCGGTGGTTCGATTCTGAACCAAAACCACGTCCTCACGGCGGCGAGCTGTGTGCTGGACGCGAACAACAACCTGGTGCCCGCAAACACGGTCACGGTACGTGCCGGTGTGCTGCTGATCGACGCCAGCGCACCTGTTCTAGCGGTGCAGAGGATTTTCCCCCATCAGCAGTACAACCCGTGGACCCGCGAGAACGATATCGCCGTCCTGCGGATGTTAAATAACTTCAACTTCCCGCTGGTGGCGCAACCCAACATGGCGCCGGCAGAGATGAACCATCACATAGTGCGACAGGCGGCCATCTGCCATGTGGTGGGCTGGAACTGGCAGCAGGGTGGCCCCAACGTGGCGCTGCAGGTACTCCCGGTGGTGTTCGCCAATCGGGAAGAATGCAACGTTGTCCACAACGGTGTTCTGCGTGACTCGATGGCCTGTACCGCGTACCAGCAGCCCCAGGGTACTCAGGGAGTGTGCGCCCCAAATCGAGGCGGCGGTCTGTACTGTGACAACCTGCTCACCGGTGTTATCTCGTTCGGGTTTGGCTGCGGTCAGAACAACTCGATGACGGTGCACACGCAGGTTCGCTACTACAACCACTGGGTTCAGCAGCAGTTCATCCGGACCGACACACCGCCGGCTGGACCAACGCCACTTCCGGGACTCGGTGGCACCGGACAGGGAGGTGATGCTAGCAGCTTTTCCCTCTCCCTTGCGGCCGCCCTGTTCGCGGCGGTGTGTGCCCTGTTCCTTAACTAG
- the LOC131267171 gene encoding uncharacterized protein LOC131267171, whose product MAKPVGACGFLLAIIALTKIESVACSETFQFPDFVAIERNEVPVCGGWIVDKTFRRYVLVTERCASEAAEVRELLVRHGSAKVTWRTLSSGVDRKLYHPSNQRFVVLSTFGKFRRGVPSYEPQHHNGTVMLSWGKRHGVLEKAVLVLAEEQERFLPTLAGDLLCKSSEDAFVLEGGLILRNLKPYAMLTVRPSGESENCASSVELLELGDLTSDWRVSMLREAPVVGHKGRSTELDESTGWFTQANSPFGYIMYTIFLAYTMLYTMLYFILAVGKPPDSSDL is encoded by the exons ATGGCGAAACCGGTAGGTGCGTGTGGTTTTTTGCTTGCGATTATCGCTCTCACCAAGATTGAGAGCGTTGCCTGCAGTGAGACGTTTCAGTTTCCCGACTTT GTCGCCATCGAACGGAACGAGGTTCCCGTGTGCGGGGGTTGGATCGTCGATAAGACGTTCCGCCGGTACGTGTTGGTCACGGAGCGCTGTGCGTCGGAGGCTGCCGAAGTGAGGGAGCTGCTGGTGCGGCATGGAAGCGCCAAGGTAACCTGGCGTACGCTTAGCAGTGGCGTGGACCGGAAGCTGTACCATCCGTCGAACCAGCGGTTCGTGGTGCTGAGTACGTTCGGGAAGTTTCGCCGTGGGGTCCCGTCGTACGAACCGCAGCATCACAACGGCACGGTGATGCTTAGCTGGGGCAAAAGGCATGGAGTTCTCGAGAAGGCCGTGCTGGTGCTTGCCGAGGAACAGGAGCGGTTCCTTCCGACGCTGGCCGGCGATCTGTTGTGCAAGAGTTCTGAGGACGCTTTCGTTTTGGAAGGAGGACTAATCCTGCGTAACCTCAAGCCCTACGCCATGCTGACGGTACGTCCATCCGGGGAGTCTGAGAACTGTGCCAGCTCGGTGGAGTTGCTGGAACTTGGAGATTTAACAAGCGATTGGAGAGTGTCGATGTTGCGGGAGGCACCGGTAGTGGGACACAAGGGAAGGTCAACTGAACTTGATGAATCGACAGGTTGGTTCACGCAAGCCAACTCCCCGTTTGGCTACATCATGTACACGATCTTTCTTGCCTACACCATGCTCTACACCATGCTATACTTCATACTGGCCGTAGGGAAACCTCCAGATAGTAGCGATCTGTAA